gctatattatatagcagcagtcaccaaaaccatttggtattggctaagaaatagaccggtagatcagtggaacagattagatacaaaggacaaaaaaggatacatctatagcaatctaatctttgacaaacccaaagataccaacattagggataaaaattcattatttggaaaaaactgttgggaaaactggaaattagtatggcagaaattccatatggatccacacttaacaccatataccaagataagatcaaaatgggtccctgatttaagcataaagaatgagataataaatagattagagaaacagaaaatagtctacctctcagacctgtggaggaggaaggaatttatgaccagaggagaactagagatcattattgatcacaaaatagaagattttgattatatcaaactaaaaagtttctgtacaaacaatactaatgcaaacaagttagaagggaagtaacaaattgggaaaatatttttaaagttaaaggttctgacaaaggtctcatttccaaaatatatagagaactgactctaatttataaaaaaatcaagccattctccaattgataaatggtcaaaggatatgaacagacaattctcagatgatgaaattgaaactatatccactcatatgaaagagtgttccaaatcactactgatcagagaaatgcaaattaagacaactccgagataccactacacacctgtcagattggctaagatgacaggaacaaataatgatgaatgttggaggggatgtgggaaaactgggacactgatgcattgttggtggagttgtgaaagaatccagccattctagagagcaatctggaactatgcccaaaaagttatcaaactgtgcataccctttgacccagccgtactactactgggcttatatcccaaagaaatactaaagagcggaaagggacctgtatgtgccaaaatgtttgtggcagccctttttgtagtggctagaaactggaagatgaatggatatccatcaattggagaatggttgggtaaattatggtatatgaaggttatggaacattattgttctataagaaatgaccagcaggaggaatacagagaggcttggagagacttacataaactgatgctgagtgaaatgaatagaaccagaagatcgctgtacacttcaatgctgtatgaagacgtattctgatggaagtggatgtcttcaacataaagaagatccaactcacttccagttgatcaatgatggacagaaacaactacacccagagaaggaacactgggaagtgaatgtaaattgttagcactactgtctatctacccaggttacttataccttcggaatctaatacttaatgtgcaacaagaaaatggtatttacacacatatattgtatctaggttatattgtaacacatataaaatgtatgggattgcctgtcattggggggagggaggggaaaatctggaaaaatgaatacaagggataatgttataaaaaaaaaaattaaaaaaaaaaaaagacagggggCTTTGTTTGCACTTTCATAGATAATAGATCCCATAACatcaaattgaaaaaggaaagaaaagagaattgaagtatttaaaatttattttagttagACTTGATGTTtgattttctataaaaatatttggatttaaaaaaaaaacatataaaagtgttaatttctttttgaggctattttcccattcttttggtACCTACCAGTAAGAGAATATAGAGAAATGCTATTTAAAATGCCTCCACTAAGTATGCTAAACAACAGCATTGccttatacattttacatttaatggCATATTTGGTAGGAGAAGAGTACTCAGAAGAGAAGAAGATGGCACAATAAACGTAAAAATACATTCCACTCTTGGAACAGAGAAAATAGCATCAGTCTATATTGGCTCCTTCTGGATTCAGATTTTCATTAAATACAGTTCTAGTTTCAACTTTAATGGGCCATTATGAAAGTCTCTATTCCCTCCtggtttgaattcaaattcagtctcagactcGTTCTATCTATGTAactccaggcaaatcacttaccttccattggcctcagttccctcatctgtaaaatgagaataataatagtgcctGCTTTCCAGGGTTCTGAGGATCTAATGAGATGAAAATTGTAAAGCccttagtgcagtgcctggcacatggtaggcataTGTAAATGTATTAGTTGGtactattattgtcattataatTAAACGATAATGAGAAGTATCTTTGGCACTCCTTTAAAAAACAATCCATGGTGTGTTTTTCTTTTAGCCTAAGTACATCCACAGCCTACTAAAAGCAGTGGAGATAAGAAAAAAGGAgcaagagaaaagaatggagaagaaaattcaGAGAGAACGAGAAATGGAGAAGGGAGAATTTGATGATAAAGAGGCATTTGTAACATCTGCTTACAAGAAGAAACTTGAGGAAAGAGCTgaggaggcagaaagagagaggagagccGCTGCCCTGGAGGGTGAGTGTTGATGGCTGGGCCCAGGTTCACAAGAGGGATGTGACTTTGTCAGAAGTGCTTGTACTCTCATGCAAAAACctcttaaaatgttctttttaaaatcttaatgaTTTTGGATTAATTGGATAATTAATCGGATAAATTGGATTAATTCCAAAACTTGCAAATGCTTCAAGAAACGAAGAGTAGGAAAATGAACTTCATAAAAAGTTATGAATTTTTCTCATGCAATTTCACACACGCGTGCgcgcgcatgcacacacacacacaccacacttaACAGAGTATTACTAAATTGTTCTGTTTATGTCCCCTTGGTGCTCATCTCTTTCTTCCGCCATCTTTCACAGGTTTGGTTgatgttcttctctatgtctttTCCATTGCCCACCAAcccaccttctcccctccccttcaaaTAGAAGTCGAGGTGTATAGTCAAGCCAAACCAGTCAGTTCATTGACCTTGTCTGGTTCTGTACCTCTAGGTGGGAAGTGCATGTCATCATCAATCTGTCAAAATCAGGATTGGCCCCTTCCTTGGTCAGTGGTGAggtctttccaaattttatctcctCGAATTTTTGTGGTGGTGAATTGTGCActttctgcttgtttccctccaTGAATTTTCGTTTTACATTCATCTCCCGTGGCTatcctctccttcatttcttaTGGCCCTGTGCAGTGTCATCACTTTATCTAATGGGGTACATACTTTGTTGAGTAAACCAGGGGAGAATTCATCCAGCCATGTCCTATGCATGTCTcttttgtctcttcctctctatcAAAAAACAAGGCTTCACAAACAATGGTATTCAATGGGTTTTATAGACATTGTGATATAAATCTTTGTTTTACAACCccccaaaatgtttttcttacaatAGCCCCTTGACGAAGCGTGCAAGTATTTGCATcgtctctattttagaaatgaagaaactaaacctGGGTTACTTAGCTACAGAGCACATGTCACATGCAACCCCACTATCCTTTCTGGCTCcctgtttttcctctcttttctgaaTCTACATATTGGACATAAAGATCTGGGTCTCAGTCCCCCCCTCAGCCACTTGTTTTGACCTTATTAGGAAAGTCACCTGAGTTCTTagattctcatttttctcctcaatAAAATCAGGTGCTAATCCTTTGCCTGGCCTTTCTTGTTACAAGAAGTAGCTTAAGTTGGAGTTCTTTCTGTGAGTTAGCTATTGTCACACCATGATCATGTTGTGTTTTTGGTTCTGCCTAGCTCGACTGGATGTAACCAAGCAGAAGGATCTCAGTGGATTTTATAGGCACCTTTTAAATCAAACAGTCGGAGAAGAGGAAGTCCCTAAATGCAGCCTTCGGGAGGCCAGGTAGGCAGCGACCGCAGCCACAGCTTCTCAGGAGATGccatgaaatttttttaatggcCCCTTCATGGGACTGATACTTCTGTAGCATTTTAAGGTTGCAAAGTGTTGTCTTCTTACAGTGGAGGTAATaagggttgttgttgttattcctaTTTGACCATCCAGAAAACTGGAGCCTTCAGAGATTAACTGGCTGACCCATCATGGCACAGACAGGTCTGAGAGAGGCTTGAAGCCAGTCATCCTTCTGACTGTGCATCATGCTTCCTTTCCACAATCGCTGACCTCACGAAGCCACCAAAGCCActtgtatttgtttatttgttgatcATCTTAGTGCTGTTGGTTCTCCAACTTCTATGTGTCTAATGGTAATAGTCCTCTTGGTGATCAAGAAGGCGTGATTTTTTGATGCAGTAACAAAGCCAACCATAGATGTACTTAAATCAAAGCAGTAAATGGTCTTGCTCTTAGTCGTGAGGATAGTTGAAGAGGAGAGTTTGTCCTGAAACTATCTTAAACTAACTTTTCCTTCTGATGGACAGTTCTATTTGGGAGACAGAGTCTGGACACTCTGAGAGAACCAGATTTGATTctgccttttttgtcttttcctcccCAGTGCTTAGTGTCTGGTTCCAGGAGAAGTTGAGTTTAAGAAAgtatatttggaaagaaaatcaTGAATGGGGTTTTTCCTCCATTCTGACTTTCCTATAAGAGTAGACCTGAGCCAGCTGAGAAATCCCATACCTATCTTGCTAAACTTGCAGTATTCTAACCTGCCTGTAGGTCCTTTGGCCCAGGCTAGTCTGCCAGCAGTTCCTGGAGAAACACAAATTGTTACTGTATCCATGTGATTAGTAAAAATGAACTTGTGAGTATTGTAAATAAATTGACCACACTTAGCTGTGAAAATGTGAAAACCTAAATTATTTTGGCTTTGTTCAGTTTTAATATCAGCACGTGTTTGCATCATACATTTCTTGTTTTGTTCTAATAAATAGTAAGCCCTCTGTTAGAAAGCTGGGGTTTCTTTACCCACAAGGAACGGAGATTTAGCAAGGCATAATATCAGGATCAATATGGGATCTTGCCTGCTGAAGGTTGTGAAAATCTTATTTTCATACTGATAAGAAATCCCTTTTTTTAGACTTAATCTTAATCACCCCCCGCCCCTGCAATCTGATGTAGACCCATGCTCTGAAATGTCTTAAAAGTTCATGAAATTATAACTAGAACccaattccttttccagattTGTTTTTTAGTTCAGTGCCTCACAAAAGCACTGAGGATGGACCCGCCAGAGCGAGAAGCTGGCCCAGAGGAAGGGTCCTCCTGCAGCTGTGGTTGGGGAGAGGGGCTGTGGCCGCCTTGTAGGGGTGAGCCATTTGTAGAGACAGGAGACCCCAGGGCTGCTTCGGGAAAATAAGGGAAGTGCTGGGGTCCTTCATTTCTCCTGCAGCTGACGAGGGATTTCGTGACACGATTGTCCATTTTTCTAAAGCTCTAGGATAAAGGAGGAGAAGCCGCGGGGTTATTCTGATGAACAGAATCCAGATGGTGGAGTCCGGGATGATAGATCCAGGCCCGAAACCAAagtgaaggaagaggaaaatccGGATGCCGACAGTGACCTGGAGGAGGAGAGcagtgaggaggaggagaataggGCCAGCCGGGGCCGACGGCACTCCAGCTCCTCAGGGGAGGACCAGGGGCCCAGCAACAGGAGCTACAGGGCCAGGGGCAGTGACCCAGTGGGGGCGGACCGCACAGTCCGGCGTCGGGACCAACGTTCCCCTGACAGCGCTCACCACAAAGAAAAAGCTGAGAAGCACAAGCCCAGGGAGGACAGTGGTAAAGACTATGTCCGAAAGAGGCAGGAACTGGATGAGAGAGgcgggggaaaaggggaagagagaaggaggactAAGGTGCGGGAGCAGAGGCgggaagatgggagggagaagaggggccCCCAGGACCAAGAGCGAGAGCCAGCCCGGCAGAGAAGTAGCGGAGATCCGCAGGACGATCCGGAACGGGAGGGGGGCCGAGGCCGCACAGAGGGCCGGGCAGATCGGCCAGAGAGAAGCAGGGATAAGGAGCCGGAGAGTGAGGGGAGAGTGGGGCCTGGGGCACAAGACAGGCTGCCTCGGGGGGATGCAGAGGGGGCCTCCAAGcgccaggaggaggaggggacaGAAAAGTCGAGTGAGGCACTGAGCAAGTTTGCAAAGCGCAGCAGCCAAGAGACGGTGATGTCAGCCCGAGACCGGTACCTGGCCCGGCAGGTGGCCCGTTGCGCGGCCAAAAACTACATTGAGAAAGAGGAGGACTGAAGGCCTCAAGAGCAGCTCAGGAAGGGGAGAGTGTCTGTATTTTTGGTGTTTGTCAGGTTATATATATGTCCTCAGCTCACTgtattttaatgtaaataaaaatgtcCTTGATTTAAGTAAAAAATGAGCTCCAGTTTGTCCACGAGGCGGAATGTTCACTATATTTGGCAGCTTCTTTAGCTTGGGGGGTAGGGGGAGAGGTCCCTCTTTGACCAGAAGCTCCAGCCAGTCCACATTATTgactctcccttccctcccccatccccaaccCCCAATTGCCAGCGCAGCTCTGTATGTATGTGCTGGGTAGTGGATAAGAATGGAGATGGGACCAGCGTGAAGGAAAATCCTATTTCAAATGGGGGCCAGCTTGATATTGCTGAGTCCATTGCAGCCAAGTTCTCTTCAAGGTTCTGTTCTGTTCAGATAGTCCAGTCTCTGACCAGTCCCCATGAGGCTTAAAttgctataaaatgaaggaggatCCTGGAGGCTTCACGTGAAGAAACTGTGAGGGCCAAGAGTGGAAAAAGATGAGGAGGATTCTGCATTTAAGATGAAGGGAAGCTTGTCTGTGGAACACGTATTCCAGAGAGCACAGTGGAAGGAGTGGGTGAAGTTAGTCTAAAACTTTGGGATGGGAGCTTTGAGGGGATTGAGAATGAAGAATTGGGTGAGAAATGGGGTTTGCATGATGATCTGGAGGTCAGAGTTAGTGGGACACGAAGGGTATGACCTGATGGGAGAATGTTCATGGCGCAGAGAGCATCTCACCTCTATGCTCCAGGACGGGCAGCAGGAAGGCCTAGAGTCAAGACGAGGGTTCTTGCCTCCCCCAGGGCAGATTGGGCAGCCCTTCTTCAGGGGGTGTGTTGTTCCCAGCCAGAGAGGAAAGGCTCACAGGCCAGTGCACCTGTATCTGAAGTCTTCCCAGAAATTGAGGTGGCCAAGAAGTGTTAGACCCTATGGAAAGGGAGAACAGGGCTGGGCTCTGACAGTCTTTCCTCAGAGAATGTGCTCCACCCAGCACCCCTAGAGCCCGAAAGGATGAAAACATTAGCCATAATGAAAATAACCAAAGACCAGGTAGTCTCTTTTGGGAAGTCCTGCTTTCTTCTCTTAAAGTAGTGTAAATGTGCCATGGAAAAGTAGTCCTCTAGTAATTTTCATTAAAACTATTATTCCTGTGTCATGATATCCAATTTATCATGAAATGTTACCTTATACACTTGATAAGAATGTTGACTTTTAAATGAAAACCAGTGTGTATTAAGGATTAGATCCCTCACCCGTggattatattattatacatctaataccagaaaggaaaaaaaaatgataagaacAGTATCAAACAATTGAAAAATTTGGGGGAACATTGTAAAAAGCTAGCTGGTTCCATCCTGACTCTTGGGAAAATGTTAAAAAGCTAGCTGGGTCCATATGGCCAATAGACAGGTAAGAGCTATATGGCAGAATGGACCAGGGAGTTGGTCCGGTGCTTCAAGTTTGCCACTTAGTATGATTTTGTGTGAGTTATCTAAGTCTCAGTGCCATACCTATACCACACAAGGTCATGATGAGGGCCCTAGGAGGTGATGATGTCTTCATAgcctttttgtaaaataaaattctcctcccttctcttcttcctcctcttcctcctcttccagattttatccatttattcattttccttttattctgttgtgtttattttctcatttaaaaaatttattgaagctttttattttcaaaacatatgtaaggataatttttcaccatcaacccttgcaaaatgttgtgttcagattttccttcctttctgtcacTCCTTCCCCTatgtggcaagtaatccaatatatgttaaatatatacctTTCTTCTTTACACAAATGCCAGGATTATCTCTTCCATCTAACACattcatttacttttattaaaaCACTTAAAGTCAGGAGGTATTTTCAGTTATTCTTGTGTGTATTCAGAAAAACTGCCTTGACACTGGGATGATAAAAAGTGACTAGACTGGCTCCCTGCTTTGATTTCTGTGGATCATTGCCCCTCCCTGGGTGGAAGATGCTTTGCCCAAACTTGACTCCTCCCCACCTCACTGAGCCCACAAAGGGCCATATGTTCAATCAGTATTTGATGACTTGAtgcagacagagagaggaagtcCTAGAATGGAACAGGTTACCCCTGAGTCTGCTAATGCTAGCCGGGTCATTTGCTTTTCAGTAGCTCCACTTAAAGTCCTTTCCCTAGAATCCGGGCTTTCTACTGTGGGGAAAACAGGCGCCACTAGTGAGAGCGAAGCCCAGAAATTGGACTTTCTgcattgaattcaggtcttcctgatacaTGATTAGACTTGGTGAAGAGGGCAGTTCCTAAGTGACCCCTTCCCGAGAATGATTTGAAGGCTTGCAATGGTAAgtttccttgagggcaaggaccatGCTACGATTCTTTATTCTTTGAATAAATGTACCAGTTTATTACCGTACACAATATTATATGCCCActctaaaataaaacttttttttagttaaaCATATTCCAGAACCAAGTTAAATCACATTTTGAATTTCCCAGGTCTCTTCTAAACAATAATatacaaggggcagctaggtggcgcagtggatagagcaccagccctggattcaggaggacccgagttcaaatttggtctcaaacacttcgtcctagctgtgtgaccctgggcaagtcacttaactccagcctcagaaaattaaaacaaaacaaaactaatatacaAAGCCTGCATGTTAACAATGGGCGATAGTTTCAtgttttttgagaaaaatatctcttgttgttttaaaagaatatatatcagTCTCTAAAGGTTTATATTTGTATGTAAGATGTAGTACTTAATTTTTAATCCCCTAGATTTCTTAGTGCTTTTCTCCTTTGAattaaaagaagaaggaggaggaggaggaggaggaggaggaggaggaagaaagaagaagctaCATATCCATGGAAGAGGTTAAATATAATTCTAATGTTCATTCATCCTAAATTTATGGAGCATTTGTCATGGTGAACAAAGCCCAACTCTGGAAACTTAAGAACCTGAGTTCTAACCCATCTTGGGGCTTTTAGCTACCTGTGTGACTAAGGGCATG
The Sminthopsis crassicaudata isolate SCR6 chromosome 4, ASM4859323v1, whole genome shotgun sequence genome window above contains:
- the NSRP1 gene encoding nuclear speckle splicing regulatory protein 1 isoform X1 translates to MTELPSGADMRIRWNKRYGLIFPKKAQQLQKPILQKPSVFDNDSDEETSVSDCLQKEAFKKQVMKQTKLEIQKALAEDATVYEYDSIYDDMQRKKEESNPKLLSVKDRKPKYIHSLLKAVEIRKKEQEKRMEKKIQREREMEKGEFDDKEAFVTSAYKKKLEERAEEAERERRAAALEARLDVTKQKDLSGFYRHLLNQTVGEEEVPKCSLREASSRIKEEKPRGYSDEQNPDGGVRDDRSRPETKVKEEENPDADSDLEEESSEEEENRASRGRRHSSSSGEDQGPSNRSYRARGSDPVGADRTVRRRDQRSPDSAHHKEKAEKHKPREDSGKDYVRKRQELDERGGGKGEERRRTKVREQRREDGREKRGPQDQEREPARQRSSGDPQDDPEREGGRGRTEGRADRPERSRDKEPESEGRVGPGAQDRLPRGDAEGASKRQEEEGTEKSSEALSKFAKRSSQETVMSARDRYLARQVARCAAKNYIEKEED
- the NSRP1 gene encoding nuclear speckle splicing regulatory protein 1 isoform X2 encodes the protein MAAPRRQYGLIFPKKAQQLQKPILQKPSVFDNDSDEETSVSDCLQKEAFKKQVMKQTKLEIQKALAEDATVYEYDSIYDDMQRKKEESNPKLLSVKDRKPKYIHSLLKAVEIRKKEQEKRMEKKIQREREMEKGEFDDKEAFVTSAYKKKLEERAEEAERERRAAALEARLDVTKQKDLSGFYRHLLNQTVGEEEVPKCSLREASSRIKEEKPRGYSDEQNPDGGVRDDRSRPETKVKEEENPDADSDLEEESSEEEENRASRGRRHSSSSGEDQGPSNRSYRARGSDPVGADRTVRRRDQRSPDSAHHKEKAEKHKPREDSGKDYVRKRQELDERGGGKGEERRRTKVREQRREDGREKRGPQDQEREPARQRSSGDPQDDPEREGGRGRTEGRADRPERSRDKEPESEGRVGPGAQDRLPRGDAEGASKRQEEEGTEKSSEALSKFAKRSSQETVMSARDRYLARQVARCAAKNYIEKEED